One stretch of Lemur catta isolate mLemCat1 chromosome 2, mLemCat1.pri, whole genome shotgun sequence DNA includes these proteins:
- the PALB2 gene encoding partner and localizer of BRCA2 isoform X4 — protein sequence MDEPPGKPLSCEEKEKLKEKLAFLKREYSKTLARLQRAQRAEKVKNTIKKTVEEQDCLPQQEISPHLNHLEPKNEVSLCGKLQINTHFDEKTGEKTPITLDVEPGSFNPGYSPEGLLIQRTDDIQEHLPHRASGPEDKKRQSKMPGRSKKLQKRTFISQERECVFDTDSLIFSEKTLQGEICSKNPKAPVTEIRTHLSSPPKSELPDCPGPVTEPDGEGVLIPPTAKPESVDALLRRTNFPKETTIPLLTSSDSSNSQYLEHMSPKGNCELITQGLKNISFASSVNLEAQGKKMTVFTDNPIVNKAISASGQLARSHNLEADNSCSINEVTYNNLSANENQNLKEQNHTETSLQSPSNALDGRNECLQENAALGQSKRPSLEAVSPVSTENEIHSCTMLEGLLFPAEYYVRTTRRMSNCQRKVALEAVIQSHLGVRKKESKNKNKKASENLHLSNEKTDQSEIRLSDTYTGQPSLRSPQKFLSLTEVKSATGPTEDNDFSRKAVSQLTGRRHRGKRKSLCISALDHHERLLPISDTLDINSSGEEVILHKYQNKTMIIHGKKKVQGKEGHRQKEDFLSSSDNAYLALDNDAFNVPFHKKKMLSLKQLSSSLNITDFQLPDEDFGPLKLEKLKSCSERLMEHFESSIYEERHLKEENCVTVAEELISKQIDTEIEDLEEELTVLPGKSHPKISDLKSQPTNKGLSSSILLFTPLNTVAPDESDRPTADMCSPAFPILGTTPAFGSQACYEKVSTESVGQTCSTPQLSLLKDTVSLAGDSKQFDSSTSPPKLDTSLHVLGRQRQPACNCDCGPQTTPLPVESFTFKENQLCGNTCQELCKHSIEQTEIADLPACDSLNPGSLQLVSKLKNPSGSCSVDVSAMWWERAGLKEPCIITACEYVVSLWKPLDAWQWKNIYTWHFTEVPVLQIVPVPDVCNLVCVALGNLEIREIRALFCCPDDGSEKQVLLKSGNIKAVLGLTKRRLVNSSGTLCDQQVEIMTFAEDGGNKEKQFLMPPEETILTFAEVQGMQEALLGTTVMNNIVICSGQNMKNNYLKAPESKQKKKDTGGVSTVRRRKWH from the exons aacCTAAAAATGAAGTGTCTCTTTGTGGCAAGTTACAAATCAACACCCATTTTGATgaaaaaactggagaaaagaCACCTATCACACTTGATGTTGAGCCTGGGTCCTTTAATCCTGGATATAGCCCAGAAGGATTACTTATACAAAGAACAGATGACATCCAAGAACATCTTCCCCACAGAGCTAGTGGTCCTGAGGATAAGAAAAGGCAGAGTAAGATGCCAGGGAGGAGCAAGAAGCTGCAGAAGAGAACATTTATTTCACAGGAGAGAGAATGTGTCTTTGACACTGATTCACTCATATTCTCTGAAAAAACACTACAGGGAGAAATCTGTAGCAAAAATCCTAAGGCACCAGTAACTGAAATAAGAACTCACCTTTCAAGTCCTCCCAAGTCTGAACTTCCAGATTGTCCAGGACCAGTTACAGAACCTGATGGAGAGGGTGTATTAATTCCACCAACTGCCAAACCAGAAAGTGTTGATGCACTCCTAAGAAGAACTAATTTCCCCAAGGAGACTACGATTCCTTTGCTTACTTCATCAGATAGCAGTAATAGTCAGTACCTTGAACATATGTCTCCTAAAGGTAACTGTGAACTTATTACTCAGGGCTTAAAAAACATTAGCtttgcttcatctgtaaactTAGAGGCACAAGGCAAAAAAATGACTGTATTTACAGACAACCCAATAGTAAATAAAGCTATAAGTGCAAGTGGCCAACTAGCTAGAAGTCATAATTTAGAGGCAGATAATTCATGTTCTATAAATGAAGTCACTTACAATAACTTATcagcaaatgaaaaccaaaacttaaaagaacaaaatcataCAGAGACATCTTTACAATCTCCCAGTAATGCTCTCGATGGTAGAAATGAATGTCTTCAGGAAAATGCGGCTCTAGGTCAATCTAAGAGACCTAGCCTAGAAGCAGTCTCTCCTGTTTCTACCGAAAATGAAATACATTCTTGCACAATGCTTGAAGGCCTTCTGTTTCCTGCAGAATATTATGTTAGAACAACACGACGTATGTCAAATTGCCAGAGAAAAGTAGCTCTGGAGGCTGTAATTCAAAGTCACTTGGGTGTCAGGAAAAAagagtctaaaaataaaaataagaaagcaagtGAAAATTTACACCTTTCCAATGAGAAAACTGACCAAAGTGAAATTAGGTTGTCTGACACATATACAGGACAACCAAGTTTAAGAAGTCCTCAGAAATTTCTCTCATTAACTGAAGTCAAGTCTGCCACTGGGCCCACTGAAGATAATGATTTCTCTAGGAAGGCAGTTAGCCAGCTAACTGGCagaagacacagaggaaaaagaaagtcaCTCTGCATCTCGGCATTAGATCATCATGAACGACTTTTGCCAATTTCTGACACATTGGACATTAACAGTTCTGGGGAGGAAGTCATCTTGCACAAATATCAGAACAAAACAATGATTATTCATGGTAAGAAGAAAGTTCAAG ggaAGGAAGGTCATCGTCAAAAAGAAGACTTCCTGTCTTCCAGTGATAATGCTTATTTAGCTTTGGACAATGATGCTTTCAATGTTccttttcataaaaagaaaatgctgagtTTAAAGCAACTGTCATCTTCTCTCAATATCACAGACTTTCAGTTACCTGATGAAGACTTTGGGCCTCTTAAGCTTGAAAAACTGAAGTCCTGCTCAGAAAGACTGATGGAACATTTTGAATCAAGTATTTATGAAGAGAGGCATCTTAAGGAGGAAAATTGTGTTACTGTTGCAGAGGAACTGATTTCTAAACAAATAGACACAGAAATAGAAGACTTGGAAGAGGAACTGACTGTTCTACCAGGAAAATCACATCCTAAAATATCAGACCTAAAAAGCCAGCCTACAAATAAAGGCCTCTCTTCATCCATATTACTTTTCACTCCCTTAAATACTGTGGCACCCGATGAAAGTGACAGACCTACTGCAGACATGTGTTCACCTGCTTTCCCTATTTTAGGTACTACTCCAGCTTTCGGCTCCCAAGCATGCTATGAGAAAGTGTCTACAGAGAGTGTTGGACAAACTTGTTCTACACCCCAACTTTCTCTCCTGAAAGACACAGTCAGTCTTGCTGGTGATAGTAAACAATTCGACAGTTCAACCAGCCCACCAAAACTGGATACCAGCCTGCATGTGTTGGGTAGGCAAAGACAACCTGCCTGTAACTGTGACTGTGGCCCCCAAACAACACCTCTACCTGTTGAGTCATTCACTTTCAAAGAAAATCAACTCTGTGGAAATACATGCCAGGAGTTATGTAAACATTCCATTGAACAG ACTGAAATAGCAGATCTTCCTGCTTGTGATAGCTTAAACCCAGGCAGCCTACAATTGGTTTCAAAGTTAAAG AATCCTTCAGGTTCCTGTTCTGTGGATGTGAGTGCCATGTGGTGGGAAAGAGCTGGTCTTAAAGAGCCATGTATTATAACTGCTTGTGAATATGTAGTTTCTCTTTGGAAACCTCTGGATGCTTGGCAATGGAAAAACATTTATACCTGGCACTTCACAGAG gtTCCAGTATTACAAATAGTTCCAGTGCCTGATGTTTGTAATCTTGTGTGTGTAGCTTTGGGAAATTTGGAAATCAGAGAAATCAG GGCATTATTTTGTTGCCCTGATGATGGAAGTGAAAAGCAAGTACTACTGAAATCTGGAAATATAAAAGCTGTGCTTGGCCTAACAAAGAGGAGGCTAGTTAATAGCAGTGGGACCCTTTGTGATCAACAAGTGGAAATCATGACATTTGCAGAAGATGGAGG aaacaaagaaaaacagtttttgatGCCCCCTGAGGAAACTATACTTACTTTTGCTGAGGTCCAAGGGATGCAGGAAGCTCTGCTTGGTACTACTGTCATGAACAACATTGTTATTTG CTCTggacaaaatatgaaaaacaactATCTGAAGGCACCAGAGAgcaagcaaaagaagaaagatactGGAGGGGTTTCTACAGTTAGAAGAAGGAAATGGCACTAG
- the PALB2 gene encoding partner and localizer of BRCA2 isoform X2, with product MDEPPGKPLSCEEKEKLKEKLAFLKREYSKTLARLQRAQRAEKVKNTIKKTVEEQDCLPQQEISPHLNHLEPKNEVSLCGKLQINTHFDEKTGEKTPITLDVEPGSFNPGYSPEGLLIQRTDDIQEHLPHRASGPEDKKRQSKMPGRSKKLQKRTFISQERECVFDTDSLIFSEKTLQGEICSKNPKAPVTEIRTHLSSPPKSELPDCPGPVTEPDGEGVLIPPTAKPESVDALLRRTNFPKETTIPLLTSSDSSNSQYLEHMSPKGNCELITQGLKNISFASSVNLEAQGKKMTVFTDNPIVNKAISASGQLARSHNLEADNSCSINEVTYNNLSANENQNLKEQNHTETSLQSPSNALDGRNECLQENAALGQSKRPSLEAVSPVSTENEIHSCTMLEGLLFPAEYYVRTTRRMSNCQRKVALEAVIQSHLGVRKKESKNKNKKASENLHLSNEKTDQSEIRLSDTYTGQPSLRSPQKFLSLTEVKSATGPTEDNDFSRKAVSQLTGRRHRGKRKSLCISALDHHERLLPISDTLDINSSGEEVILHKYQNKTMIIHGKEGHRQKEDFLSSSDNAYLALDNDAFNVPFHKKKMLSLKQLSSSLNITDFQLPDEDFGPLKLEKLKSCSERLMEHFESSIYEERHLKEENCVTVAEELISKQIDTEIEDLEEELTVLPGKSHPKISDLKSQPTNKGLSSSILLFTPLNTVAPDESDRPTADMCSPAFPILGTTPAFGSQACYEKVSTESVGQTCSTPQLSLLKDTVSLAGDSKQFDSSTSPPKLDTSLHVLGRQRQPACNCDCGPQTTPLPVESFTFKENQLCGNTCQELCKHSIEQTEIADLPACDSLNPGSLQLVSKLKNPSGSCSVDVSAMWWERAGLKEPCIITACEYVVSLWKPLDAWQWKNIYTWHFTEVPVLQIVPVPDVCNLVCVALGNLEIREIRALFCCPDDGSEKQVLLKSGNIKAVLGLTKRRLVNSSGTLCDQQVEIMTFAEDGGNKEKQFLMPPEETILTFAEVQGMQEALLGTTVMNNIVIWNLKTGQLLKKMHIDDSYQASVCHKAYSEMGLLFVVLSHPCAKESESLGSPVFQLIVINPKTTLNVGVMLYCLPQGQAGRFLEGDVKDHCAAAVLTSGAIAIWDLLLGHCTALLPPIPDQNWSFVKWSGTDSHLLAGQKDGNIFVYRYS from the exons aacCTAAAAATGAAGTGTCTCTTTGTGGCAAGTTACAAATCAACACCCATTTTGATgaaaaaactggagaaaagaCACCTATCACACTTGATGTTGAGCCTGGGTCCTTTAATCCTGGATATAGCCCAGAAGGATTACTTATACAAAGAACAGATGACATCCAAGAACATCTTCCCCACAGAGCTAGTGGTCCTGAGGATAAGAAAAGGCAGAGTAAGATGCCAGGGAGGAGCAAGAAGCTGCAGAAGAGAACATTTATTTCACAGGAGAGAGAATGTGTCTTTGACACTGATTCACTCATATTCTCTGAAAAAACACTACAGGGAGAAATCTGTAGCAAAAATCCTAAGGCACCAGTAACTGAAATAAGAACTCACCTTTCAAGTCCTCCCAAGTCTGAACTTCCAGATTGTCCAGGACCAGTTACAGAACCTGATGGAGAGGGTGTATTAATTCCACCAACTGCCAAACCAGAAAGTGTTGATGCACTCCTAAGAAGAACTAATTTCCCCAAGGAGACTACGATTCCTTTGCTTACTTCATCAGATAGCAGTAATAGTCAGTACCTTGAACATATGTCTCCTAAAGGTAACTGTGAACTTATTACTCAGGGCTTAAAAAACATTAGCtttgcttcatctgtaaactTAGAGGCACAAGGCAAAAAAATGACTGTATTTACAGACAACCCAATAGTAAATAAAGCTATAAGTGCAAGTGGCCAACTAGCTAGAAGTCATAATTTAGAGGCAGATAATTCATGTTCTATAAATGAAGTCACTTACAATAACTTATcagcaaatgaaaaccaaaacttaaaagaacaaaatcataCAGAGACATCTTTACAATCTCCCAGTAATGCTCTCGATGGTAGAAATGAATGTCTTCAGGAAAATGCGGCTCTAGGTCAATCTAAGAGACCTAGCCTAGAAGCAGTCTCTCCTGTTTCTACCGAAAATGAAATACATTCTTGCACAATGCTTGAAGGCCTTCTGTTTCCTGCAGAATATTATGTTAGAACAACACGACGTATGTCAAATTGCCAGAGAAAAGTAGCTCTGGAGGCTGTAATTCAAAGTCACTTGGGTGTCAGGAAAAAagagtctaaaaataaaaataagaaagcaagtGAAAATTTACACCTTTCCAATGAGAAAACTGACCAAAGTGAAATTAGGTTGTCTGACACATATACAGGACAACCAAGTTTAAGAAGTCCTCAGAAATTTCTCTCATTAACTGAAGTCAAGTCTGCCACTGGGCCCACTGAAGATAATGATTTCTCTAGGAAGGCAGTTAGCCAGCTAACTGGCagaagacacagaggaaaaagaaagtcaCTCTGCATCTCGGCATTAGATCATCATGAACGACTTTTGCCAATTTCTGACACATTGGACATTAACAGTTCTGGGGAGGAAGTCATCTTGCACAAATATCAGAACAAAACAATGATTATTCATG ggaAGGAAGGTCATCGTCAAAAAGAAGACTTCCTGTCTTCCAGTGATAATGCTTATTTAGCTTTGGACAATGATGCTTTCAATGTTccttttcataaaaagaaaatgctgagtTTAAAGCAACTGTCATCTTCTCTCAATATCACAGACTTTCAGTTACCTGATGAAGACTTTGGGCCTCTTAAGCTTGAAAAACTGAAGTCCTGCTCAGAAAGACTGATGGAACATTTTGAATCAAGTATTTATGAAGAGAGGCATCTTAAGGAGGAAAATTGTGTTACTGTTGCAGAGGAACTGATTTCTAAACAAATAGACACAGAAATAGAAGACTTGGAAGAGGAACTGACTGTTCTACCAGGAAAATCACATCCTAAAATATCAGACCTAAAAAGCCAGCCTACAAATAAAGGCCTCTCTTCATCCATATTACTTTTCACTCCCTTAAATACTGTGGCACCCGATGAAAGTGACAGACCTACTGCAGACATGTGTTCACCTGCTTTCCCTATTTTAGGTACTACTCCAGCTTTCGGCTCCCAAGCATGCTATGAGAAAGTGTCTACAGAGAGTGTTGGACAAACTTGTTCTACACCCCAACTTTCTCTCCTGAAAGACACAGTCAGTCTTGCTGGTGATAGTAAACAATTCGACAGTTCAACCAGCCCACCAAAACTGGATACCAGCCTGCATGTGTTGGGTAGGCAAAGACAACCTGCCTGTAACTGTGACTGTGGCCCCCAAACAACACCTCTACCTGTTGAGTCATTCACTTTCAAAGAAAATCAACTCTGTGGAAATACATGCCAGGAGTTATGTAAACATTCCATTGAACAG ACTGAAATAGCAGATCTTCCTGCTTGTGATAGCTTAAACCCAGGCAGCCTACAATTGGTTTCAAAGTTAAAG AATCCTTCAGGTTCCTGTTCTGTGGATGTGAGTGCCATGTGGTGGGAAAGAGCTGGTCTTAAAGAGCCATGTATTATAACTGCTTGTGAATATGTAGTTTCTCTTTGGAAACCTCTGGATGCTTGGCAATGGAAAAACATTTATACCTGGCACTTCACAGAG gtTCCAGTATTACAAATAGTTCCAGTGCCTGATGTTTGTAATCTTGTGTGTGTAGCTTTGGGAAATTTGGAAATCAGAGAAATCAG GGCATTATTTTGTTGCCCTGATGATGGAAGTGAAAAGCAAGTACTACTGAAATCTGGAAATATAAAAGCTGTGCTTGGCCTAACAAAGAGGAGGCTAGTTAATAGCAGTGGGACCCTTTGTGATCAACAAGTGGAAATCATGACATTTGCAGAAGATGGAGG aaacaaagaaaaacagtttttgatGCCCCCTGAGGAAACTATACTTACTTTTGCTGAGGTCCAAGGGATGCAGGAAGCTCTGCTTGGTACTACTGTCATGAACAACATTGTTATTTG GAATTTAAAAACTGGTCAACTCCTGAAAAAGATGCACATTGATGATTCTTACCAAGCTTCAGTCTGTCACAAAGCCTATTCAGAAATG GGGCTCCTATTTGTTGTTCTGAGTCATCCTTGTGCCAAAGAGAGTGAGTCCTTGGGAAGTCCTGTGTTTCAGCTGATTGTGATTAACCCTAAGACGACCCTGAATGTGGGTGTGATGCTGTACTGTCTTCCTCAGGGGCAGGCTGGAAG GTTCCTGGAAGGTGACGTGAAAGATCATTGTGCAGCAGCAGTCTTGACTTCTGGAGCAATTGCCATTTGGGACTTACTTCTTGGTCATTGCACTGCTCTCCTTCCACCTATCCCTGACCAAAATTGGTCTTTCGTGAAATGGTCAGGTACAGATTCTCATTTGCTGGCTGGACAAAAAGACGGAAATATATTTGTATACCGCTACTCGTAA